The following are encoded together in the Naumannella cuiyingiana genome:
- a CDS encoding LysR family transcriptional regulator has product MDVEAVRTFATAADLGQFQEAAIDLGVTQQAISKRIAVLERQLGVALFTRTARGAQLTIDGQAFLPHARELLRVAARATESVQPGRRALRVDVTNRRIAPAVILHDFHRAHPEIDLDIVTLIDSDLTAAIAAVHDGTINASFRVVTVPPSQLPDGVATVRAIDHRLEVLLGPHHPLANARELAPSQLAGHRIWIPGIVEGTEWATFYSDLAAAFDLTIDALGPHFGDEALMDQLAESADLATLVGERDRYLWPARYDLRRIPLRDPTPIYPHSLIWLQANPQPGLAELRAYLAAIRTTSTDSDGWTPAWTAR; this is encoded by the coding sequence ATGGATGTGGAGGCCGTACGGACGTTCGCGACCGCGGCCGACCTGGGCCAGTTCCAGGAGGCGGCGATCGACCTGGGCGTCACCCAGCAGGCGATCTCCAAGCGCATCGCCGTGTTGGAGCGCCAGCTCGGGGTCGCCCTGTTCACCCGGACCGCGCGCGGTGCACAGCTCACCATCGACGGGCAAGCGTTCCTCCCGCACGCACGCGAGCTGTTGCGCGTCGCGGCGCGCGCAACCGAGTCAGTGCAACCCGGCAGACGCGCGTTGCGGGTCGACGTGACCAACCGGCGGATCGCCCCGGCCGTGATCCTGCACGACTTCCACCGCGCTCATCCCGAGATAGACCTCGACATCGTCACCCTGATCGACAGCGACCTCACAGCCGCGATCGCCGCGGTCCACGACGGCACCATCAATGCCTCCTTCCGCGTCGTCACAGTGCCCCCGTCGCAACTACCCGACGGGGTTGCAACTGTGCGAGCCATCGACCACCGGCTCGAAGTCCTGCTTGGCCCCCACCATCCGTTGGCGAACGCACGAGAGCTGGCTCCCTCGCAGCTCGCCGGCCACCGGATTTGGATTCCCGGCATTGTCGAAGGAACCGAGTGGGCGACCTTCTACAGCGACCTCGCTGCCGCTTTCGACCTGACCATCGATGCCCTCGGCCCCCACTTCGGCGACGAAGCCCTCATGGACCAGCTCGCCGAGTCTGCCGATCTGGCGACGCTGGTCGGTGAGCGCGACCGCTACCTCTGGCCGGCCCGCTACGACCTCCGACGTATCCCGTTACGGGACCCGACCCCGATCTACCCCCACTCGCTCATCTGGCTGCAGGCCAACCCGCAGCCAGGGCTCGCCGAGTTACGCGCGTACCTCGCCGCGATCCGAACGACGTCCACCGACTCCGACGGCTGGACACCTGCCTGGACTGCACGCTGA